Proteins encoded by one window of Kribbella italica:
- a CDS encoding TIGR00730 family Rossman fold protein, with protein MADSLHPDRPQSQQRGPVVMRRNQVQQSTSEQRLLDSRGPSDWVHTDPWRVLRIQSEFIEGFGMLAELGAAISVFGSARTKPDDPMYAAAESFGRKLVGAGYAVITGGGPGVMEAANKGASEAGGVSVGLGIELPFENGLNEWVDIGMNFRYFFTRKTMFVKYAQGFVVMPGGFGTLDELFEALTLAQTRKVTSFPVVLFGTSYWGGLADWLRDTMLADGKISAADLDMFTITDDVDEAISYIVKAGEMADAAAEEAAAAAAADVTDNPEARERREQHRLGSDGS; from the coding sequence ATGGCAGATTCCCTTCACCCAGACCGCCCCCAGTCCCAGCAGCGGGGGCCGGTGGTCATGCGGCGCAACCAGGTGCAGCAGTCCACCTCGGAGCAACGGCTGCTGGACAGCCGCGGCCCGTCGGACTGGGTGCACACCGACCCGTGGCGGGTGCTGCGGATCCAGTCGGAGTTCATCGAGGGCTTCGGCATGCTCGCCGAGCTCGGTGCGGCGATCAGCGTGTTCGGGTCGGCGCGGACCAAGCCCGACGACCCGATGTACGCCGCCGCGGAGTCGTTCGGGCGCAAGCTGGTCGGCGCCGGGTACGCGGTGATCACCGGTGGCGGGCCGGGCGTGATGGAGGCCGCGAACAAGGGTGCGTCCGAGGCCGGCGGGGTGTCGGTCGGTCTCGGCATCGAACTGCCCTTCGAGAACGGCCTGAACGAGTGGGTCGACATCGGGATGAACTTCCGGTACTTCTTCACCCGCAAGACGATGTTCGTGAAGTACGCGCAGGGGTTCGTCGTGATGCCCGGTGGTTTCGGGACTTTGGATGAGCTGTTCGAGGCGCTCACGCTGGCGCAGACGCGCAAGGTGACGTCGTTCCCGGTGGTGCTGTTCGGTACGTCGTACTGGGGTGGTCTGGCCGACTGGCTCCGGGACACCATGCTTGCCGATGGCAAGATCTCCGCCGCGGACCTGGACATGTTCACGATCACCGACGACGTGGACGAGGCGATCAGCTACATCGTCAAGGCCGGGGAGATGGCGGATGCCGCGGCGGAGGAAGCGGCGGCTGCCGCGGCCGCGGACGTCACCGACAACCCGGAGGCCCGCGAACGGCGAGAGCAGCACCGCCTGGGCTCGGACGGCAGCTGA
- the dapE gene encoding succinyl-diaminopimelate desuccinylase, translated as MAKFDLTHSGPDLTAALVDVSSVSGTEEEIADAVEAALSAYGHLKVFRHGNTVVARTDLGRAERIVIAGHLDTVPLNDNLPSRRADGLIHGLGACDMKGGVAVGLRLAATLAEPNRDVTYVFYDCEEIESERNGLFKLSQSNPELLEGVFAVVMEPSNAVVEAGCQGTMRIEITTRGERAHSARSWMGVNAIHAAGEVLARLAAYEPRRVPIDGLEYREGLNAVGISGGVAGNVVPDLCTVTVNYRFAPSRSEAEAEAHLREVFDGYDVVVTDSAPGGLPGLQRPAAAAFLEVVGGEPQPKFGWTDVARFTLLGVPAVNYGPGDPLLAHKQEEYVPEAEIEQCEQRLRSWLTA; from the coding sequence ATGGCGAAGTTCGACCTGACCCACTCCGGACCCGATCTGACGGCCGCGCTGGTCGACGTCTCGTCGGTGAGCGGGACCGAGGAGGAGATCGCGGACGCGGTCGAGGCCGCGCTGTCGGCGTACGGGCACTTGAAGGTGTTCCGGCACGGGAACACGGTCGTCGCACGGACCGACCTGGGCCGCGCCGAGCGGATCGTCATCGCCGGGCACCTGGACACCGTCCCGCTGAACGACAACCTCCCGTCCCGGCGCGCGGACGGGCTGATCCACGGGCTCGGCGCCTGCGACATGAAGGGCGGGGTCGCCGTCGGGCTCCGGCTCGCTGCCACGCTGGCCGAGCCGAACCGCGACGTCACCTACGTGTTCTACGACTGCGAGGAGATCGAGTCCGAGCGCAACGGGCTGTTCAAGCTCTCGCAGTCCAACCCCGAGCTGCTCGAAGGCGTCTTCGCGGTGGTGATGGAGCCGTCGAACGCGGTGGTCGAGGCCGGTTGCCAGGGCACGATGCGGATCGAGATCACCACCCGTGGTGAGCGGGCCCACTCGGCGCGGTCGTGGATGGGCGTCAACGCGATCCACGCGGCGGGAGAGGTGCTCGCGCGACTGGCGGCGTACGAGCCGCGGCGGGTGCCGATCGACGGGCTGGAGTACCGCGAGGGGCTGAACGCGGTCGGGATCAGCGGCGGCGTCGCGGGCAACGTCGTACCGGATCTGTGCACGGTGACGGTCAACTACCGCTTCGCGCCGAGCCGGTCCGAGGCCGAGGCCGAGGCGCACCTGCGCGAGGTCTTCGACGGGTACGACGTGGTGGTGACCGATTCCGCGCCGGGTGGGCTGCCGGGGTTGCAGCGGCCGGCGGCGGCCGCGTTCCTGGAGGTCGTGGGCGGGGAACCGCAGCCGAAGTTCGGGTGGACGGATGTCGCGCGGTTCACGCTGCTCGGCGTACCGGCGGTGAACTACGGGCCGGGCGACCCGCTGCTCGCGCACAAGCAGGAGGAGTACGTGCCGGAGGCGGAGATCGAGCAGTGTGAACAGCGGCTGAGGAGCTGGTTGACAGCCTGA
- a CDS encoding VOC family protein, with product MSVARFKDLCVDVSSVGPMTEFWETVLGLSSSADAAADGPVPLRGDLPGQTVWINKVAEPRTVKQRVHLDVHTSAIADLETLGATVQSPISAEQSWAVMEDPEGGEFCGFPRDSVPAYRLMEVVVDSVDPEAQARWWHGVLGGDFNAGEGKPYSWIENVPGTPFDYFVFIAVPEPKTVKNRIHWDVDAGTLDAVLAAGATLLRPQDDAIDWSVCADPEGNEFCVFLPKPEDV from the coding sequence ATGAGTGTTGCGCGGTTCAAGGACCTATGTGTCGACGTGAGTTCCGTCGGCCCGATGACCGAGTTCTGGGAGACGGTGCTCGGGCTGTCGTCATCGGCGGACGCCGCGGCGGACGGACCGGTGCCGCTGCGTGGCGACCTGCCGGGGCAGACGGTCTGGATCAACAAGGTGGCCGAGCCGCGGACCGTGAAGCAGCGGGTGCACCTGGACGTGCACACCTCCGCGATCGCGGACCTGGAGACGCTCGGCGCGACCGTGCAGTCGCCGATCAGCGCCGAGCAGAGCTGGGCGGTGATGGAGGACCCGGAGGGTGGGGAGTTCTGCGGGTTCCCGCGGGACAGCGTTCCGGCGTACCGGTTGATGGAGGTGGTCGTCGACTCGGTCGACCCGGAGGCGCAGGCGCGCTGGTGGCACGGTGTGCTCGGCGGCGACTTCAACGCCGGCGAGGGCAAGCCGTACAGCTGGATCGAGAACGTGCCCGGTACGCCGTTCGACTACTTCGTGTTCATCGCGGTGCCCGAGCCGAAGACGGTGAAGAACCGGATCCACTGGGACGTGGACGCCGGCACCCTCGACGCGGTGCTGGCCGCGGGTGCGACACTGCTGCGGCCCCAGGACGACGCGATCGACTGGTCGGTCTGCGCCGATCCGGAGGGCAACGAGTTCTGCGTGTTCCTGCCGAAACCCGAGGACGTTTGA
- a CDS encoding maleylpyruvate isomerase family mycothiol-dependent enzyme — MLKPEVPAAVRRLNVLLTEVDEDNAREPSALPGWSRAHLLAHIGNFGDAMTRQVTEALEGRQADMYDGGPPARNAAIESDAAKPVDELTGHITEALGNLVTAWERVDDWSRPIRHRNGTLADTVLNAWREVDVHAADLDLSYTTDDWSQDFCMHLLAFLRPRVPEGTRLVLQAPGVRWAHGEGDRLVIEGKLTDLTAWMAGRQPRGPLTGDLPELSPWP, encoded by the coding sequence ATGCTGAAGCCCGAGGTCCCGGCCGCCGTGCGGCGGTTGAACGTGCTGCTCACCGAGGTCGACGAGGACAACGCTCGCGAGCCGTCGGCGCTGCCGGGGTGGTCGCGCGCGCACCTGCTCGCCCACATCGGGAACTTCGGCGACGCGATGACGCGGCAGGTGACCGAGGCTCTCGAAGGCCGGCAGGCCGACATGTACGACGGCGGCCCGCCGGCCCGGAACGCGGCGATCGAGAGTGACGCGGCGAAGCCCGTCGACGAGCTGACCGGGCACATCACCGAAGCGCTGGGCAACCTGGTCACGGCGTGGGAACGCGTCGACGACTGGTCGCGCCCGATCCGCCACCGCAACGGCACGCTGGCCGACACGGTCCTCAACGCGTGGCGCGAGGTCGACGTCCACGCCGCGGACCTCGACCTGAGCTACACCACCGACGACTGGTCGCAGGACTTCTGCATGCACCTGCTCGCGTTCCTCCGCCCGCGCGTCCCCGAGGGCACCCGCCTCGTCCTGCAGGCGCCCGGCGTCCGCTGGGCCCACGGCGAGGGCGACCGCCTGGTGATCGAGGGCAAGCTCACCGACCTGACCGCCTGGATGGCCGGACGACAGCCCCGGGGACCCCTCACCGGAGATCTCCCAGAGCTGTCCCCCTGGCCCTAA
- a CDS encoding DUF4185 domain-containing protein: protein MKRGALLAVLPLAFGSVAVLTSSGDSASPAAGGGASTYVGTASVETTGQASKSDGDLWPSCWAGNGDLYSANGDGKGFSLDAEFSDIAVSEIKGQPGSLTGATVARGDQVGPIWSGPGYNRKPTGMVCVGDTMYLAVQDLALDFNDVPAATILKSVDHGRTWTWDQRKPMFGDHVFTTIWFADFGKGGAAAPDGYVYAYGLDGNWRDSFDDTVEDPQSVFLARVPKKKVQDRKAWEFFAGSNDRGKPEWSRKLADRRPVLTDQRRLYAQTYGTNASNLSVISQGGTTYLPQQKRYVYTSWTEYTFEFYESPTPWGPWKHFLSKDFGGYPWSTSKYGGYGVTIPSKFVQPDGKTMYLQANVCPCGGGGIGTSVYNFNLRKLVLTPSAPGPAVDVPGAANLAAPSTGAVAVSKSSQSGKLALLNDGVLTGSENDFDDEVKGASWWGYTWPSKHKVNRVEFTSGAVSAEGGFFTGRPRVQVKKDGAWVEVGAQTVSPAYPGDVSAGANKTYTVTFPAVETDGVRVIGLPGGTRSYTSVAEVAVRYAVQVADGGFEGTGGGKPAWLFEGSAANGVDRGLGFAHSGANNGWIRTSGTGLSALTQKVPVQPGSTYTFGSWINASEALPAGQGRFGVRLGAGGSTVLGEKTFGASTGYVHHEVTVKVPAGVHEVTVYAGFEAPGTDTFIQVDDFTVS, encoded by the coding sequence GTGAAGCGTGGAGCGTTGCTTGCCGTCCTGCCACTGGCCTTCGGGTCGGTCGCCGTCCTGACCTCGTCCGGGGACAGTGCTTCCCCTGCTGCCGGAGGTGGTGCCAGCACCTACGTCGGTACGGCGTCGGTGGAGACGACCGGGCAGGCCAGCAAGAGTGACGGCGACCTGTGGCCGTCGTGCTGGGCCGGGAACGGGGACCTGTACTCCGCGAACGGCGACGGCAAGGGCTTCAGCCTGGACGCGGAGTTCTCCGACATCGCGGTCAGCGAGATCAAGGGGCAGCCGGGCTCGTTGACGGGCGCGACCGTCGCCCGCGGCGACCAGGTCGGTCCGATCTGGAGCGGTCCGGGGTACAACCGGAAGCCGACCGGCATGGTCTGCGTCGGCGACACGATGTACCTGGCGGTGCAGGATCTCGCGCTCGACTTCAACGACGTACCGGCCGCGACGATCCTCAAGTCGGTGGACCACGGACGGACGTGGACCTGGGACCAGCGCAAACCGATGTTCGGCGACCACGTGTTCACGACGATCTGGTTCGCGGACTTCGGCAAGGGCGGAGCGGCGGCACCGGACGGGTACGTGTACGCGTACGGGCTGGACGGGAACTGGCGGGACTCCTTCGACGACACGGTCGAGGACCCGCAGAGCGTGTTCCTGGCCCGCGTACCGAAGAAGAAGGTGCAGGACCGGAAGGCCTGGGAGTTCTTTGCCGGCAGCAACGACCGGGGGAAGCCGGAGTGGTCACGGAAGCTCGCCGACCGGCGGCCGGTGCTGACCGACCAACGGCGGCTGTACGCGCAGACCTACGGGACCAACGCGAGCAACCTGTCGGTGATCAGCCAGGGCGGTACGACGTACCTGCCGCAGCAGAAGCGCTACGTCTACACCTCGTGGACCGAGTACACCTTCGAGTTCTACGAGTCGCCGACGCCGTGGGGACCGTGGAAGCACTTCCTGTCGAAGGACTTCGGCGGGTACCCGTGGTCGACGTCCAAGTACGGCGGGTACGGCGTGACGATTCCCTCGAAGTTCGTCCAGCCGGACGGGAAGACGATGTACCTGCAGGCCAACGTCTGCCCGTGCGGTGGCGGCGGGATCGGGACGTCGGTCTACAACTTCAACCTGCGCAAGCTGGTGCTGACGCCGTCGGCTCCAGGCCCTGCTGTGGATGTCCCCGGTGCCGCGAACCTGGCCGCGCCCAGCACTGGCGCGGTCGCCGTTTCCAAGTCGTCGCAGTCCGGGAAGCTCGCCCTGCTCAACGACGGCGTGCTGACCGGGAGTGAGAACGACTTCGACGACGAGGTCAAGGGCGCCTCGTGGTGGGGTTACACCTGGCCCTCGAAGCACAAGGTGAACCGGGTCGAGTTCACGTCGGGCGCGGTGTCGGCCGAGGGCGGGTTCTTCACCGGGCGGCCCCGGGTGCAGGTGAAGAAGGACGGCGCCTGGGTCGAGGTCGGCGCGCAGACCGTCAGCCCGGCGTACCCGGGGGATGTTTCGGCCGGCGCGAACAAGACCTACACGGTGACGTTCCCGGCGGTCGAGACCGACGGGGTGCGCGTGATCGGGCTGCCGGGCGGGACGCGGAGCTACACGTCGGTCGCCGAGGTTGCCGTGCGGTACGCCGTACAGGTGGCTGACGGGGGCTTCGAAGGGACCGGCGGCGGCAAGCCCGCGTGGCTGTTCGAGGGATCGGCGGCGAACGGGGTGGACCGCGGGCTCGGGTTCGCGCACTCCGGCGCGAACAACGGGTGGATCCGGACGTCCGGGACGGGGCTCAGCGCGCTGACGCAGAAGGTGCCGGTGCAGCCCGGGTCCACCTACACCTTCGGGTCGTGGATCAACGCGTCGGAGGCACTGCCGGCCGGGCAAGGCCGCTTCGGCGTCCGGCTAGGGGCCGGCGGGTCCACGGTGCTCGGTGAGAAGACGTTCGGGGCCTCGACCGGGTACGTGCACCACGAGGTGACGGTGAAGGTGCCGGCCGGAGTGCACGAGGTGACCGTGTACGCCGGGTTCGAGGCGCCGGGGACCGACACCTTCATCCAGGTGGACGACTTCACCGTCAGTTAG
- a CDS encoding ABC transporter permease subunit, with amino-acid sequence MRTRFFPILAHVLALIAVAPLLWVLLSVIKPAEDVFSFGWPSTWTLDNLQYVLLKFPLPRFLLNSAIVSVAVTVIALFFHSMAAYALARLRFPGRAIIFSGIMSTLLVSLPVILVPLFLVAKQFGLLDSYAGLIVPSIFHAFGIFLLRQYYLNIPRELEEAADLDGCGYWRRYWSVILPLSRPVLASLSVLFFLANWNAFLWPLTITRNPDLRVVQLGISGLQGQYASAWNLILAAAVIAAIPTVVVFVAGQKRLVDAMKTTGLK; translated from the coding sequence GTGAGGACTAGATTCTTCCCGATCCTGGCGCACGTGCTGGCGCTGATCGCTGTCGCGCCGTTGCTGTGGGTGCTGCTGAGCGTGATCAAGCCGGCCGAGGACGTGTTCTCGTTCGGCTGGCCGTCGACCTGGACGCTGGACAACCTGCAGTACGTGCTGCTGAAGTTCCCGCTGCCCAGGTTCCTGCTGAACTCCGCGATCGTGTCGGTCGCGGTCACGGTGATCGCGCTGTTCTTCCACTCGATGGCGGCCTACGCGCTGGCCCGGCTGCGGTTCCCCGGCCGCGCGATCATCTTCTCGGGCATCATGTCGACGCTGCTGGTGTCGCTGCCGGTGATCCTGGTCCCGCTGTTCCTGGTCGCCAAGCAGTTCGGCCTGCTGGACAGCTACGCCGGGCTGATTGTGCCGAGCATCTTCCATGCCTTCGGCATCTTCCTGCTGCGCCAGTACTACCTGAACATCCCGCGCGAGCTGGAGGAGGCCGCCGACCTGGACGGCTGCGGCTACTGGCGCCGGTACTGGAGCGTCATCCTGCCGCTGAGCCGTCCGGTCCTGGCCTCGCTGTCGGTGCTGTTCTTCCTGGCCAACTGGAACGCGTTCCTCTGGCCGCTGACCATCACCCGCAACCCGGACCTGCGCGTGGTCCAGCTGGGCATCTCCGGTCTGCAAGGTCAGTACGCCTCGGCGTGGAACCTGATCCTCGCCGCCGCCGTGATCGCGGCGATCCCGACCGTCGTCGTCTTCGTCGCCGGCCAGAAACGCCTGGTCGACGCGATGAAGACCACCGGCCTGAAGTAG